Part of the Variovorax sp. PAMC 28711 genome is shown below.
GCCCCCGCAGCGATGCGTCTGGCCAGCGACGAGCGCGCTTTCATGAAAGAGGCGGCCGAGTCAGGCCTCTATGAAGTGGAGGCGGCGAAGCTCGCGGCCACCCGCGCCCAATTGCCCGAGGTGAAGAAGTACGCCGGGATGACGCTCACCGACCACACCGCAGCCAACCGGCAATTGCAGGCGCTCGCCAAGTCGAAGTCGTTCGACGGATTGCCCGCCAAAATGTCTGACAAACAGGAGGCTTTCGTCGCATCGCTCAGCGGCCAGTCGGGTGTCGCTTTCGATGCGGCCTACATCCGGCAGGCCGGCATCGAAGACCACAAAGCAGCGGTCAAGGCGTACGCAACGGCGGCGCGCTCTTCGCGTGACAAGGACTTGAAGATGTGGGCGGCGAAGACACTGCCGGTGCTCGAGCGTCATCTGGCCGCTGCTGAAGCCATCCGTCTTCCGTGATCGCCGCCGCTCAGTGACGTTGGGGCCATGGCCGAATCGAAAATAGCCATTTACGGCGCGATCGGCGCCAACGTCGCGATTGCGGTCACCAAGTTCATCGTGGCAGGCGTGACGGGCAGCTCAGCGATGCTGTCCGAGGGCATCCACTCGGCGGTCGACACGTTCAACGGCATCCTGTTGCTGGTGGGGCTCAAGCTGAGCAAGCGCCCGGCCACAGAAGAACATCCGTTCGGCCACGGTAAAGAGCTTTACTTCTGGAGCCTCATCGTCGCGGTGCTGATCTTTGGACTCGGCGGCGGCATCTCGCTGTACGAAGGCGTGCAGCACATCCGAGACCCGGAGCCCATGAAAGACCCGACCTGGAACTACATCGTGCTCGGCGCTGCCGCGTTGTTCGAAGGCACCAGTTTCGCCATCGCGCTGCGTCAGTTCCATTTGGAGTCCAAGGGGCGGCCGTTCTGGAAATCGCTGCACCGCAGCAAGAACCCGACGACCTACACCGTGCTGGCAGAAGATTCGGCCGCGCTGGTGGGGTTGGCGATCGCGGGGCTCGGCATTTTTGCCAGTCACCAGCTCGACATGCCCGTGCTCGACGGCGTGGCTTCGGTGCTCATCGGCATCTTGCTGGCCGGCGTGGCGGTCGTGCTCATCAGCGAATCGCGTGGGCTCTTGATCGGCGAGGGCGTCCAGCCTGAAACGGCGCGTGAGATCCGGCGCCTTGCCTTGGCGCAACCCGGCGTGAGCGAGGTGGGCCACGTGCTGTCGATGTACATCGGTGCCGACGATGTGTTTGTGACGCTCGATCTGGATTTCGACGCCGGCACGTCGACCGAATCAGCGGCTGCTGCGATGGCCGCGCTTCGGCGCGACATCCAGACGCGCTATCCGATGATCAAGCGTCTCTTCATCGAGACGGGTGCGCCGCCGGACTCCGAGGCGCAGACCGGGTAAGAATCAGCGCATGCATTCACTCCGCACGCCTTCGTTCCATGCCGTCGCACTGGCCGTTCTCGCAACGTTGGCGGGATGCGCGTCGGCGCCGCCCGCCGCAGAGCCTGCTGCCTCTTCGCCTGCGACGACCGCTCCAGCGCCGACGCCGATGCCCTTGCCACCGACAGAACCATCGCCCCAGGCTTCGGCTGCCGGCTACGCCCGTTGGGTCGCCGATTTTCGCGCCACCGCGCTGGCGCAAGGCGTCAGCGACGCGACGCTGCGCGCAGCGCTCGACCCGGTTCAATACCTGCCGCGGATCGTCGAACTCGACCGCGCTCAGCCGGAGTTCACGCGCACGGTGTGGGCCTACCTGGACAGCGCCGTCACACCGCAACGCGTCGCGACCGGACGGGACAAGTTGCAGCAGGTTCGCCGCGAAGCCGATGCAGCCGCCGCGCGCTACGGCGTGCCGGCGAATGTGCTCGTGGCGGTCTGGGGCATGGAGAGCAACTACGGCAGCAATTTCGGCAGCACGCCAACGGTGGACGCGCTGGCGACGCTGGGCTTCGACGGCCGCCGCGAGGCCTGGGCCCGCGCCGAGTTGCTCGCCGCACTGAAGATCATCGACAAGGGCGACATCGACCACGACCACATGATCGGCTCGTGGGCCGGCGCGATGGGCCAGACGCAGTTCATGCCGTCGAGCTTCTTGACCTACGCGGTGGATGCCGACGGCGATGGCCGGCGCGACATCTGGGGCAGCATGGCTGATGTCATGGCCTCGACCGCGAACTTCATTTCGCGCTCCGGCTGGCAGGCGGGCGAGCCCTGGGGCGTGGAGGTGCAACTGCCGCAAGGCTTCGATTTCGGTCGCGCAGATCCGCAGGTGCGGCAGCCCGCCATCGCGTGGGCCGGCGAGGGTGTGACGCGCATGGATGGGCAAGCGCTTCCGGACATGGCCGAAGCCACGCTCCTGCTGCTCGCCGGCGCGCGCGGCCCCGCGTTCCTGGTCGGGCGAAATTTCCGCGCGATCCTGCGCTACAACAACTCGACGAGCTATGCGCTGGCAGTCGGTTTGCTGTCGCAGCGGCTGGCGGGCAGCGGTAGCGTGCAGGCGGCGTGGCCGCGCGACCTGGCAGCCCTCACGCGCACCCAGATGGTGTCGCTGCAAACCGCGCTGAACGAGCGGGGATTTGCGACCGGCGCGGCGGATGGCGTGATGGGCCCCGCGACCCGCGACGGACTCCGCCGCTACCAGCGCAGCGTCGGCCTGCCCGCAGATGGCTACCCCGACGCCGCGCTGCTCGAGCGCCTGGGCGCGCGCTAGTCGTCGACTCAGGTCGCAGCGGGCTGGCCGTGCAGGCCTCGGCGCGGCAGCATCAGGATCAGCACGAGCATGAGAGCGCTGATGGCGAGCATCGCGACGAAGGTCAGGTGCAGCGAGCTTCCGAGCAGCAGCCGCGCAGCCACGGCATCGAAACCCGCGTGCGGCAGGCCTTCGAGAAGCCGGCGCAACTGGTCGTCGCTGATCGACACCGCGCTGCCCTGGCGCGTCAGCCCGAAGTTGAAGACCGCGCCGAAGAACGTCGCGCCGAGCGCGCTGCCCAGGTTGCGAGAAAAGATGTTCGATGCGGTCGCGCTGCCGCGTTCGCTCACATCGACGGCTTCCTGCACCAGGATCAGCGAACTCAGGCTCAGCAGCCCCATGCCGAGCCCGAAGACGAACGAGCCGAGCGCGGCGACGCCCGGCGAGCTGGTCGCGCCCAGCAGTGCAAAAGCCGATGCGCCCACGGGCACCAGCGTCGCGCCTGCCACGGCCAGCGGCCGAAGGCCGAAGCGCTGGAAAGTGCGTGACGCGAAGGTGGCGCCGATGGGCCAGCCGAGCATCACCATCGTGAGCGCGAGCCCCGCGACCACCGACGACTGGCCGAGCACCACCTGCACGTACATCGGGAGAAAGGTCGTGATGCCGATCAGCACCATGCCGGAGAACAGCGCCGCACCGTTGACCGTCGCGATCAAGCGCCGGCGCCAGAGCCCGAAAGACACCATCGGGTCGGCGGCGCGCCGCTCCTGGACGATGAACAGCCAGACCACCACGCCGAACAGCGCGGACCACGCCCACGCCGTCGCCGTGTGGCCGAGCCCGAATTCGGTCAGCGCGACCATTACGGCCGTGATGCCGACGGTGAAGAGCACCGCGCCCAGCACGTCGATGGACGCGCGGCGCACCACGGGGGCTTCGCGCAGGAAGAACCAGAAGCCTGCGGCGGCGGCGATGCCGATCGGCACGTTGATCCAGAAGATCCACGCCCAGCTGAGCCTCTGCACGAGCAGCGCGCCAACCAGCGGCCCCAGCACCGCCGACACCGCCCACACGCTCGCGAGGTAGCCCTGCACCTTGCCGCGCTCGCGCACCGGGTAGAGGTCGGCCACGATGGTGAGCGCCACTGGCTGGATAGCGCCGGCGCCGACGCCCTGGATCAACCGGAAGCAGATGAGCGCAGGCATCGACCACGCGAAGCCGGCCAGCACAGAGCCGACCAGGAACACCGCGATGCCCACGAGCATCACCGGCTTGCGCCCGTAGACGTCGGCGAGCTTGCCGAAGACCACCGTCATGGCGGTCTGCGCCAGCAGGAACGACGCGAACACCCAGCTGTAGATGCTGAGCCCGCCGAGCTCGGCGGCGATGTGCGGCATGACGGTCGAGACGATCGTCGCTTCGATCGCGACCATCGCCATCGAACCCATCACGGCCGCGATGACCAGCGGACGGCGGGTGGTCGAGGGAGACATCGCGCTCAATCGAAGAACCCGTCGAAGCCGGCCAGCGGTTCGAAGCGTCCGGCCCGCAGCAGCAGGCGCGAGACGCCGGGGAATGCGCGCTCGCCGACCGGATGCAGTGCGTCGCCCGGGTAGCAGAAGATCTTTTGCCCGTCGACCTCGACGACGTGCGGCTGCACCAGCCGCGGCGGGGTGCGCGAAGCGGTGTCGAACGCGGTCCGCGAATCCGGGTGGCGCGCGAGATGCGCGAGCGTGGTGATCTGCGGCGGGGCGAGATCGATCTCGCCGCGCCAGTACATCTCGAGCGCGGTGCGCGGGCCGAGCCACACGCCGAGCGTCGATTCGCGGTCGGTGACGCGCGCGGTCTGGTCCTCCGGCATCACGGCGACGAAAAATCGCGTGTCGAAGCGCCGGCGCTGCATGCCCGGGATGACGGGCGTGATCCAGCGCGACCAGGGCGCGATCTCGCTCGCCGCGAGCACCACGCCGCATTCCTCCTGCAGTTCGCGCAGCGCGGCCACGTGGATGGCGCGGGCCTCGACGGCAGTTAAATCCGCTTCGCCCAGCGCGGCTTGCAGGTCGGCCGCATCGCGATCGAGCGGCACGGCGTGGTCGCGGTCCGCCGCATCGACCTTGCCGCCCGGAAAGACATGGACACCGCCCAGCACGGCGGCTTCGGCGGCGCGCTTCATCAGGAAGACTTCCATTCCCTCGGGGCCGTCGCGCAGCAGGACGATGGTCGCCGACGCTTCGAGGCGTCCCGGCGCTTCGGCGCCTTCGCTTGTTGAATTCATGGTCGTTGTTCTTCGGTGGTCAATCGCCCGGCAGGCTTTCCGCGAGTTGGTGGCGGATCACCGGATCGCGACCCGGTGTCAGGAACGCCTTCATGCGGTGGCGCAAGGCGAGATCGGTGGCGGTCGTGCGGTCGAGGTGGCGCGTGTGGTCGAGCCAGGAGTCGAGCATGTAACGCTCGACGTACAGGTCCGGTGTGTCGATCTCCCGGAACAGCCGCCAGAACAACGCGCCGTTGCGCCGGCACGAGCGGCCGACTTCGTGGGCCGCGCGGAGGAAATCGTCGGTGCATTCCGGACGCACGTGGTAGCTGATCTGCACGATCAGCGGGCCGTCGCCGGCATCCGTCGTCGTCGGTCCGAGCGGCGGCTCGTCGCCGTAGAAGGAGGTCGCTGCGCGGAGGTGGTTCGCGGTCGAGGGGTGCAGCGGCCAGCGGGTGAACGCCACCGCCGCCACCGCCATGCAGACGGCCGCGGCGCCCAGCGCACCGCGGGTGCCGACGGGTGCGGTCAGCAGGCCCCAGAGCGCCGCGCCGCCCGCCATCGCGGTGAAATACACCAGGTTGTAGATCGACAGGCCGCGGGCGCGCACCCAATCGGGCAGCGTGTCTTGCAGCGCGGCGTACATCAGCGTCGCGCCGATCATCCAGACGGCACCCCCGACCAGCAGCGCGCCGAGCGTCAGCGGCAGCGGCGCGGCCAGCGCCAGCACCGCGGTGACCACCGCGAAGATCGTGGTGGAAGCCACGACGATGCGCGGAAGCGACAGCCGGCGCCGCACCGCCGGCATCAGGAAGACGCCCGCGAGCCCGCCGATGCCGAAGGCGCCGAGCAGCAGCCCGTAGCCCTGCGTGCCGAGGCTGTACGCATCTCGCGCCAGGACCGGCAGCAAAGCCCAGGCCGCGCTGCCGCAGCTCATGTACGCGAAGGTGTGCAGCAAGGGGCGGTGGCAATCCGGCGAATGGCGCACGTAGCGCATGCCGCCGCGCAGCGCGCTCCACAGGCGTTCGGGCGGCACCCGGCTGCGCTCCCCGTGCGAGCGCCAGCGCGTGAGGCTGACCAGCACCAGCGCACTGCAGAGCGCGAGCGTCGCGTACAAGCCGACCGCGCCGGCTATGCCCAGCACCGCGCCGGCGAGTGCGGGGCCGACGATGCGCGACATGTTGAAGCTCATGCTCCCGAGCGCCATGGCCTGGGGCAGTTCTTCTTTGGGGACGACTTCGCCGTAGACGGCCTGGGCAGCCGGCGCCTGCAGGGCCAATCCGATGCCGACCAGCACGGTCAGCAGCAACAGCGCCGTGGGGGAAAGGCCGCTGAATGCGACGAACAACAGCGCCAGCAGCGCCGCCGTCAGCATGCCGACCTGGATCGCCATCATCCAGCGCCGGCGATCGACGAGGTCGGCAATGGCGCCGGCGGGCAGCCCGAGAAGCACGACTGGCAGGCTGGCCGCGGTCTGGACCAGCGCCGTCATGAGCGGGGAGGGCGTGAGCGTGCTCATGAGCGTCGCGCCGCCGACCTGGTTGACCCAGGTCGCGGTGTGCATGCAGAGAACCCCGAAGAAGACCGCGCGAAATTCAGCGCGGCGCAGGGGTTGCCAGGTCGATGCGATGCCGGTCATTCGACCGGACGTCCGGTCGTCGATTTGTCCATGATGGGGCATCGTAGCGACGCCGCTTCGCCGTCGCTGTCGCCTATGCGTGTTCAGGCGTCCGAAGGCGCGGCGCCGGCTTCCTTCAGCGCTTTTTCCAGCTTCTTGCGGCGCCCAATTTCCTGGGCGAGTGCGGTGCTCACGTCTTCCAGATCGTCCACGCATTCCTGCACCCTGACCTCGAGCGCCTCGTTTTTCTCGATGGCGAGCGCGACATCGCCGGTCCGGACTTCTTCAGGGATTTCCTGTTGCAGGACGGCGTTGGTGACCGCCAGCTCGTGCACGCCAGACGTCAGCTTGGCATGTGTTTCGTTGGTTTGCGCCAGCGCTTTTTCGATCGGTTGGGGCAGGTCGGACAAGATCGGTCTCGGGGTGGTGAAGGGGGCGACGATACAACGCCTTGGCGTCCGGGTGCGGCTATTTGACGACAAGACCCTTCAACGCCGGGTCGGCCGGCGGTGGTTTGAGTTTCAGGTCCTCGAGCGTTTTCACCAGCAGGCGGGCGATCATCAGGTTGCGGTGCCGCTTGCTGTCGGCCGGAATCACGTACCAGGGCGCCTCGGGCGTCGAGGTGGCGATGATCATTTTCTCGTAGGCGCGCTGGTAAGCATCCCACTTTTCCCGGACCGCCAGGTCACCCATGCTGAATTTCCACTGCTTGTCGGGCGTGTCGATGCGTTCTTGCAGGCGTTCGCGCTGTTCGTCCTTACAAATGTGCAACATGCACTTGACGACGACCGTGCCGGTGGCGGTCAGCAGCCGCTCGAAATCGTTGATCTGGGCGTAACGCTGCCGAATGGCGTCCTTCTCGATCCAGCCTCGACCACCGGCACCAGAACGTCTTCGTAGTGGCTCCGGTTCCAGACCGCCAGTTCGCCCGCGCGCGGCACGACGGCATGGCAGCGCCACAGGAAATCGCGTGCCTTTTCTTCTTCGGTCGGCGCCTTGAAGGCCGCCACCCGCACGCCGAGCGGCGAGGTGCGCGAAAAAACCCAGCGGATCGTGCCGTCCTTGCCGCTCGTGTCCATGCCCTGCAACACCAGCAGCACCTTGCGCCGGCCCTCGGCATGCAGCACGTTCTGCAGCGTGTCGAGTTCGATCGCCAGCGCATCGAGCGCCTTCTTCTGCGCGGCTTCGCTGCCCTCAAGAAACGGGGTTTCTCCGGGAGAAATGCTTGCGAGCCTGAATTTGTTGCCGACGCGGTATGCCTTGAAGCTGGCCATGCTGAAGTCCCGAATGCAAAAATGACAGCGTACGTGATCCGGGAGGTTTCCGATGCAGAAGAAGCTGTCGTTTTGGGTGTTGATGGGTGTGTTGGGCCTGGCAGGCTGCCAGACGCGTGGCGATGTGCGGCCGCTCACCAGCGAGATCGAGCCGCCGCCGCGCATGGTCGTGCCGCAGCCGCGCTGTGCCGAGCCCGGCGCGAGCGCCGTCGACGCCCGCTGCAAGTGAAGCGCGCGCCGTTGCGCGTTCAGTGGTCCTGATCGTCGACGCTGGCGCTCCAGCGATCGCCCCAGCCGCCGGTGGCGTCGTCGATCTGCCGGCGATCGCGCTTGGTGGGCCGCCCCTGTTCCAGGCTCAGGCCGGGCTCGGTGCCCATCCGGCGCAGCTCGCGTGCATTGGCCATCGCGGCGATGCTCTGCGGCGTTTCTTCGTAGAGCAGCTGCGCGACCGGCGCCGGGCCGCGTTGCGCGCTCACGCCCCTGACCGCGACCGTCCGCGTCATCGCGCCGGCCCGCATCGCGACGGTGTCGCCGGCCTTCACCTCGCGCGAGGCCTTGGCCACCTCGCCATTCACCTGCACGCGGTTCTTGCCGATCTCCTCGGCGGCCAGCGAGCGGGTCTTGAAAAAGCGCGCGGCCCAGAGCCACTTGTCGATGCGCAAACGGTCCATCGTGATCCTCGGGTTCATCCTTGCTGCGGCAGGCGGGCGTGGGCGTCAAGCCCCACCACGGCGCCACCCTGAACCCGATTGTCGAGCGTCAGCGAACCGCCCAGGGCGAGGACGATTTCGCGACAGATTGCCAGTCCAAGCCCCGACCCGCTGCTGACTTCACCGGCCGAGAAAGGCTCGAACAGGCGCTCGCGGAGTTCGGCGGAGATGCCCGGCCCGGCGTCGGCGACGGTGAGCACCGCCGCGTCGCCGACGGACGTCACGCGCACCGACAGCGCGCCGCCGCGCGGACTGTGCTTGATGGCGTTGTGCAGGAGGTTGCGCGCCAGTTCCTGCAGCATCCACTGATGGGCGTGCACGGCGACCGGCGCGGTGTCGAGCTCGAATTCGAGCGCCTTGGCCGCGATCAGCGGCGACACGTCGAGCGCGACCTGCCGCACGACCGCATCGAAGGCGTGCGTGGCCGACTCGGGCCGCTGGCGCAACTGCTCGACCTTGGCGAGCGACAGCATCTGGTTGGCCAGCACGGTGGCGCGCTCGACCGTCTCTCCGATTTCCCGCAGTGCCTGGTCGGATGCCACATCGCCGCGGCGCGCCGATTGAACCTGCACCTTGAGCACGGCCAGCGGGGTGCGCAACTGGTGGGCGCTGTCGCGCACGAAGCGCTTTTGGTGGTCGAGCAGGCGCTGCAGCCGGTCCATCACCCGCGTGGTGGCGTCCACCAGCGGCCGCAGTTCGCGCGGTGCATGCGGTGCGTCGATCGGCGAGAGATCGTCCGCGGCGCGGGCCTCGATGGCGGCGCCGAGCGCGCGCACCGGCCGCGTCGCGCGCTGCACCACCCACACCACCACGGCGGCGATCACGCCGAGCAGCAGCAGCTGGCGCCACAGCGTGTCGACCAGGATCTTGCGCGCCAGCGTTTCGCGCAGCTCGAGCGTTTCGGCCACCTGCACCACTGCCATCCCGCGGCCGCGCTCGCTCGCGACCGGCTGCAGCAGCACCGCCACGCGCACCGGCTTGTCGCGGAATTCGGCATCGTAGAAATCGACCAGTGCCGCATAGGCGCTCTTGTCGGGGATGCGGCCGCGCCAGAACGGCAATTCGGCAAAGCCCGACACCATTTCGCCGTCGATCGCCGAGACGCGGTAGTAGAGCTTGCTCTGGTTGTCGGCCTCGAAAGCCTCCAGCGCGGAGTAGGGCACCTTGGCGCGCAGCACGGCCATCGCGTCGAAGCCTTCGACATCGAGTTGCTCGCCGATGGTCTTGGCCGACGCGAGCAATGTGCGGTCGTAGGCGGTGGTGGCGGCGGCCAGGCTCTGGCGGTACAGGCCCACCGAATTGATCACGATGAACAACGCGACCGGCGCCAGGATGCCGATCAGGAGGGTGCGCCGCAACGAGACGTTGCGCGTCATTCTTCTTCGCGCAAGAGGTAGCCCAGGCCGCGCAGCGTCATGAGTGCGGCGCCGGTGCCGGCGAGCTTCTTGCGCAGTCGATAGACCACCACCTCGATGGCTTCGTACTGCACCTCGGTTTCGCCGGGGAACACCAGTTCGAAAAGGCGTTCTTTCGTGACGGCGTGGCCGGGCTTCAGCATCAGGACTTTCAGCAAGGCGAGCTCTCTCGGCGTGAGCTCCAGCACCCGGGCCTTGTGGTAGATCGCGCCGCTGTCGATCTCATAGCGCAACGCACCGACTTGCTGCGGGCTGGCCGCCGATTCGGGGCCGGCGTTCTGGTGACGGCGGCGCAGCGCACGCAGCCGCGCCTCGAGCTCATCGAGGTCGAAGGGTTTCGAGAGGTAGTCGTCGGCGCCGGCATTCAGGCCGACCACGCGGTCGCCGACCGTGCCGCGCGCCGTCAATAACAGCACCGGCGTGCGCAACCCGGCGGCGCGTGCCTGCGCCAGCACCTGCAAGCCGTCGAGGTGGGGCAGGCTCAGGTCGAGCGCGACCACGTCGGGTTCCAGCGCGCGCCACTGCGCCACCGCGTCGGCCCCGTCGCCGCAGATGCGCACGTCGATCTGGCGGCGCGCGAGTGCCCGCTGCAGGGTGGTTTGCATCGTCGGATCGTCTTCGATCAGCAACAGCTTCACAGTTCGGGGCTTCAGTGTTTTCCCCGAGTCGGCGGACAGCCAACTGACAGCGGGGCGCCGCATGATAGTGGGGTTCAGGTTCTACTCAGCTTCAAATTCGAAGGAGACAGCATGCGTCGCGATACCTTTCTGAAAACTCTGGCGGCACTGGCCGCGTCCGGTGCCCTGCCGATGTCGGCGTGGGCCGCAGCCGCCGGCAACGTCAAGATGATGATCCCCGCCAACCCGGGCGGCGGTTGGGACACCACCGGTCGTGCCCTCGGCAAGGCCATGACCGATTCCAAGGCGGCCGAGACCGTGTCCTTCGACAACAAGGGCGGCGCTGCCGGTGCCCTGGGCCTGGCGCAGTTCGTCAACGGCTCCAAGGGCGATGCCAACGCGCTGATGGTCATGGGCTCGGTCATGCTGGGCGGCATCATCACCGGCAAGCCGCCGGTCAAGCTCGAGCAGGCCACACCGCTCGCCCGCATCACCACCGAATACAACGTGTTCGTGCTGCCGGCCAGCTCGCCGCTGAAGACCATGGCCGATGTCGTGGCGCAGCTCAAGAAGGACCCGGGCAGCGTCAAGTGGGGCGGCGGTTCGCGCGGGTCCACCGAGCACATCGCCGCGGCCATGATTGCCCAGAAGGTCGGCGCCGACCCCTCGAAGATCAACTATGTCGCGTTCCGTGGCGGCGGTGAAGCCACCGCGGCCGTGCTGGGCGGCAACGTCACGGTCGGCGGCAGCGGCTACAGCGAATTTGCACCGTACATCGCCGACGGCAAGATGAAGGCCATCGCCGTCACCTCGGCCCAGCGCCTGCCGGGCATCAACGTGCCGACGCTCAAGGAGCAGGGCATCGACGTGGAAATCGGCAACTGGCGCGGCGTGTACGGCGCGCCCGGCATCACGCCCGAGCAGCGCAAGGCCGCCATCGACATGCTGCAGGTCGCGCTCAAGAGCGCTTCCTGGCAGGAAGCCCTCAAGAAGAACGACTGGACATCCGCCGTGCTCACCGGCGATGCGTTCACGAAGTTCGTCGAGGACGACTTCGCCAGCCTGCGCGCGATCATGGCCAAGTCCGGGATGATCTAGCTCGCCCCCAGGCTGCAGCGCACTGCGTGTCGCCTTCGCCTTCCCCCTACCGGGGGCAACACCTGCGGCCGGGCGAAGCCCGTTCCGCGGTGTTCCGCGAACGAATGCACGTTCGCTTTTTGGAGATAAGAATTGACAACAGACTCCCTTCCACAACCCGTGGCGTCGCCGGCTGCGGTGCGCGTGCAGACGCTGGTCGGCGTCGGCGTCTTGCTGACCGGGCTGGGCTTGGCCTTCGGCGCCATCAGCATTCCGTCCGAGGCCGGCTATGGCGGCGTCGGACCTAATTTCTTGCCTTGGGTGTGTGCGATCGTGCTGACGCTGTGCGGTGGGTGGATCATCTGGGAGGCGCGCAGTGGCGGCTTTCGCGAGATGGAGGCGGCGGACCCGAGCGCAGACCCGGCCTACTGGTCGGGCTTCGTGTGGCTCTCGGCGGGTCTGTTGCTCAACGCTTCGCTGATCACTGTCATCGGTTTCATCCTGAGCTGCACGCTTTGCTACGTGCTGGCGGTGCAAGGCCTGCGCCGCGCGGCCGGCCAGACGGAAGTCAACCGGCCGAAGACCTGGATCAGCGACCTGGTCACGGGCTTCCTGATCGCCGCCCCGGTGTACTGGATGTTCACCAAGTTTCTCGCCATCAGCCTGCCGGGACTCACGTCCACCGGCTGGCTCTGACCGCAACGCCATCATGGAAATCTTCAACGCCCTGATGAGCGGCTTTGCCGCTGCGATCACCCCCATCAACCTGCTCTGGTGCCTGTTCGGCTGTGCCCTGGGCACTGCCGTCGGCGTGCTGCCCGGCATTGGCCCGGCCGTGGCCGTGGCGATGCTGCTGCCGATCACCGCGAAGGTCGAGATCACCGCTTCGATGATCTTCTTCTCGGGCATCTACTACGGCGCCATGTACGGCGGCTCGACCACCTCAATCCTGCTGAACACGCCCGGTGAAACGGCCAGCATGGTGACCGCGATGGAGGGCAACAAGATGGCCAAGAGCGGCAGGGCGGGCGCCGCGCTCGCCACCGCGGCCATCGGCTCGTTCGTCGCCGGCACCATCGCCACCGTCATCGTCACGCTGTTCGCGCCTTTCGTGGCCAAGTACGCGGTCCTGCTCGGCCCGCCCGAGTACTTCATGCTGATGCTGCTGGCCTTCACCACCGTGAGCGCGGTGCTCGGCAAGAGCACGTTGCGTGGCATGACGGCGCTGTTCGTCGGCCTCGCGGCCGGCTGCGTCGGCCTCGACCAGATATCGGGACAGGGTCGCTACACCGGCGG
Proteins encoded:
- a CDS encoding DUF4142 domain-containing protein is translated as MRARLLLVLRYLLTMKNARCRHPLLSFIVVALGAISAPVWAVDSASNAPAAMRLASDERAFMKEAAESGLYEVEAAKLAATRAQLPEVKKYAGMTLTDHTAANRQLQALAKSKSFDGLPAKMSDKQEAFVASLSGQSGVAFDAAYIRQAGIEDHKAAVKAYATAARSSRDKDLKMWAAKTLPVLERHLAAAEAIRLP
- a CDS encoding cation diffusion facilitator family transporter, which codes for MAESKIAIYGAIGANVAIAVTKFIVAGVTGSSAMLSEGIHSAVDTFNGILLLVGLKLSKRPATEEHPFGHGKELYFWSLIVAVLIFGLGGGISLYEGVQHIRDPEPMKDPTWNYIVLGAAALFEGTSFAIALRQFHLESKGRPFWKSLHRSKNPTTYTVLAEDSAALVGLAIAGLGIFASHQLDMPVLDGVASVLIGILLAGVAVVLISESRGLLIGEGVQPETAREIRRLALAQPGVSEVGHVLSMYIGADDVFVTLDLDFDAGTSTESAAAAMAALRRDIQTRYPMIKRLFIETGAPPDSEAQTG
- a CDS encoding lytic murein transglycosylase; this encodes MHSLRTPSFHAVALAVLATLAGCASAPPAAEPAASSPATTAPAPTPMPLPPTEPSPQASAAGYARWVADFRATALAQGVSDATLRAALDPVQYLPRIVELDRAQPEFTRTVWAYLDSAVTPQRVATGRDKLQQVRREADAAAARYGVPANVLVAVWGMESNYGSNFGSTPTVDALATLGFDGRREAWARAELLAALKIIDKGDIDHDHMIGSWAGAMGQTQFMPSSFLTYAVDADGDGRRDIWGSMADVMASTANFISRSGWQAGEPWGVEVQLPQGFDFGRADPQVRQPAIAWAGEGVTRMDGQALPDMAEATLLLLAGARGPAFLVGRNFRAILRYNNSTSYALAVGLLSQRLAGSGSVQAAWPRDLAALTRTQMVSLQTALNERGFATGAADGVMGPATRDGLRRYQRSVGLPADGYPDAALLERLGAR
- a CDS encoding MFS transporter gives rise to the protein MSPSTTRRPLVIAAVMGSMAMVAIEATIVSTVMPHIAAELGGLSIYSWVFASFLLAQTAMTVVFGKLADVYGRKPVMLVGIAVFLVGSVLAGFAWSMPALICFRLIQGVGAGAIQPVALTIVADLYPVRERGKVQGYLASVWAVSAVLGPLVGALLVQRLSWAWIFWINVPIGIAAAAGFWFFLREAPVVRRASIDVLGAVLFTVGITAVMVALTEFGLGHTATAWAWSALFGVVVWLFIVQERRAADPMVSFGLWRRRLIATVNGAALFSGMVLIGITTFLPMYVQVVLGQSSVVAGLALTMVMLGWPIGATFASRTFQRFGLRPLAVAGATLVPVGASAFALLGATSSPGVAALGSFVFGLGMGLLSLSSLILVQEAVDVSERGSATASNIFSRNLGSALGATFFGAVFNFGLTRQGSAVSISDDQLRRLLEGLPHAGFDAVAARLLLGSSLHLTFVAMLAISALMLVLILMLPRRGLHGQPAAT
- a CDS encoding NUDIX hydrolase translates to MNSTSEGAEAPGRLEASATIVLLRDGPEGMEVFLMKRAAEAAVLGGVHVFPGGKVDAADRDHAVPLDRDAADLQAALGEADLTAVEARAIHVAALRELQEECGVVLAASEIAPWSRWITPVIPGMQRRRFDTRFFVAVMPEDQTARVTDRESTLGVWLGPRTALEMYWRGEIDLAPPQITTLAHLARHPDSRTAFDTASRTPPRLVQPHVVEVDGQKIFCYPGDALHPVGERAFPGVSRLLLRAGRFEPLAGFDGFFD
- a CDS encoding MFS transporter, whose translation is MTGIASTWQPLRRAEFRAVFFGVLCMHTATWVNQVGGATLMSTLTPSPLMTALVQTAASLPVVLLGLPAGAIADLVDRRRWMMAIQVGMLTAALLALLFVAFSGLSPTALLLLTVLVGIGLALQAPAAQAVYGEVVPKEELPQAMALGSMSFNMSRIVGPALAGAVLGIAGAVGLYATLALCSALVLVSLTRWRSHGERSRVPPERLWSALRGGMRYVRHSPDCHRPLLHTFAYMSCGSAAWALLPVLARDAYSLGTQGYGLLLGAFGIGGLAGVFLMPAVRRRLSLPRIVVASTTIFAVVTAVLALAAPLPLTLGALLVGGAVWMIGATLMYAALQDTLPDWVRARGLSIYNLVYFTAMAGGAALWGLLTAPVGTRGALGAAAVCMAVAAVAFTRWPLHPSTANHLRAATSFYGDEPPLGPTTTDAGDGPLIVQISYHVRPECTDDFLRAAHEVGRSCRRNGALFWRLFREIDTPDLYVERYMLDSWLDHTRHLDRTTATDLALRHRMKAFLTPGRDPVIRHQLAESLPGD
- a CDS encoding RNA-binding S4 domain-containing protein; its protein translation is MDRLRIDKWLWAARFFKTRSLAAEEIGKNRVQVNGEVAKASREVKAGDTVAMRAGAMTRTVAVRGVSAQRGPAPVAQLLYEETPQSIAAMANARELRRMGTEPGLSLEQGRPTKRDRRQIDDATGGWGDRWSASVDDQDH